From Topomyia yanbarensis strain Yona2022 chromosome 1, ASM3024719v1, whole genome shotgun sequence, one genomic window encodes:
- the LOC131682224 gene encoding uncharacterized protein LOC131682224, giving the protein MENKTFILLTISLFLLLLKLASGASGDPQNGSTTTSNHSAGQSALQAKLNETVSKVIEAFEENSYPEEPPSQEHKKGRIMARKGVDMNATTTTTTATAIVLTSEPMPKGSEAQQHNISLPLTSNISTSSNNTIAAGAGNVAKVNATTPTSTSNSNVSAVTSSTSKPALTNTTAAASSSTTTTTTTTTSTTTKSPKKPKITYSVDDEPKLIQAAKPGYDSLSSVAGTTGLSDANGRLHVEEPLVELSKEYIPAAMMGPPGGHREFVIPVVTLIFAIPLLMGLFLLSYRRAKEFWLTRHYRRMDFLVDGMYNY; this is encoded by the coding sequence ATGGAGAATAAAACCTTTATTCTGCTGACGATTTCATTATTTCTGCTGCTTTTGAAGCTGGCATCTGGTGCTTCGGGAGATCCACAAAATGGTTCCACGACTACCAGCAATCATAGCGCGGGTCAATCAGCTCTACAGGCTAAGTTAAACGAGACGGTATCGAAAGTGATTGAAGCATTCGAGGAGAATTCCTACCCAGAGGAACCACCCAGCCAGGAACATAAAAAGGGGCGAATTATGGCTCGGAAAGGTGTCGACATGAACGCCACTACTACGACTACAACGGCCACAGCAATTGTGCTGACCTCGGAACCTATGCCGAAAGGCAGTGAAGCGCAGCAGCATAACATTTCATTGCCACTAACGAGCAATATTAGCACTAGCAGCAATAACACAATCGCAGCTGGCGCTGGTAACGTAGCTAAAGTAAATGCAACAACGCCCACATCAACCAGCAACAGTAATGTGTCTGCAGTAACATCCAGTACTTCCAAACCTGCACTAACTAATACTACGGCAGCCGCGAGTAGCtccacaacaacaacaacaacgaccaCGACTAGCACCACAACAAAATCTCCAAAGAAGCCAAAAATAACCTATTCAGTGGACGACGAACCGAAACTAATTCAAGCAGCTAAACCGGGATACGATTCACTTTCCAGCGTAGCTGGCACAACTGGCTTGAGTGACGCCAATGGACGGTTGCATGTGGAAGAACCACTGGTCGAGCTGTCGAAAGAGTACATCCCAGCGGCAATGATGGGACCTCCGGGCGGACACCGGGAGTTCGTTATCCCGGTGGTAACGTTGATCTTTGCGATTCCCCTGCTGATGGGGCTGTTTCTGCTGTCCTATCGGCGAGCGAAGGAGTTCTGGTTGACGCGACACTACCGTCGAATGGATTTTCTTGTGGATGGGATGTATAACTACTAG
- the LOC131682236 gene encoding fatty acid hydroxylase domain-containing protein 2-like isoform X2: MILYWTIGSVYTLFDITNQPAFLRRYKVQPGTNEPVDSDRLKKVIRQVLFNQVCTGIPMLIGLFYLIGPQTQETIRQLPTFPTVVWQLAVCIVIEEFGFYYSHRLLHDGRIYKYIHKQHHEWTAPIAITAMYSHPIENLVSNLLPIGVGVWATGCHIAVAWLWFTLAISNTLHVHSGYHLPFLPSPEQHDFHHLKFTQCYGVLGVLDWLHGTNSLFMSSKQSERDYILTKFVPVREIHPDSDQVSVKKRE; this comes from the exons ATGATCCTCTATTGGACCATCGGCTCCGTGTACACCCTATTCGACATAACCAACCAGCCGGCCTTCCTACGTCGTTACAAAGTTCAACCGGGTACCAACGAACCCGTGGACAGCGACAGGCTCAAAAAGGTCATCCGACAGGTTCTGTTCAATCAAGTTTGCACCGGAATACCCATGCTGATTGGCCTGTTCTACCTGATTGGTCCACAAACCCAGGAAACAATTCGCCAACTACCAACCTTCCCGACGGTCGTCTGGCAACTGGCGGTCTGTATCGTAATCGAAGAATTCGGTTTCTACTACAGCCACAGGTTACTGCATGACGGCCGTATTTACAAGTACATCCACAAGCAGCATCACGAGTGGACAGCTCCGATTGCTATTACCGCCATGTACTCGCACCCGATCGAGAACCTGGTGAGCAATTTGCTTCCGATCGGGGTCGGAGTTTGGGCTACTGGATGCCACATTGCCGTCGCCTGGCTGTGGTTTACGTTGGCTATTTCGAACACGCTTCACGTGCACTCCGGCTATCATTTACCGTTTCTGCCGAGTCCAGAGCAGCATGATTTTCATCATTTGAA GTTTACCCAATGCTACGGAGTACTCGGGGTACTGGACTGGCTTCACGGAACCAACAGTTTGTTCATGAGCTCGAAGCAATCCGAACGGGACTATATTTTAACCAAGTTCGTTCCGGTGCGGGAGATTCATCCCGATTCGGATCAAGTTTCTGTTAAGAAGCGTGAATGA
- the LOC131682257 gene encoding fatty acid hydroxylase domain-containing protein 2-like: SFNHIPFSGDEPFRLWVFGTLVYTMILYWTIGSVYTLFDITNQPAFLRRYKVQPGTNEPVDSDRLKKVIRQVLFNQVCTGIPMLIGLFYLIGPQTQETIRQLPTFPTVVWQLAVCIVIEEFGFYYSHRLLHDGRIYKYIHKQHHEWTAPIAITAMYSHPIENLVSNLLPIGVGVWATGCHIAVAWLWFTLAISNTLHVHSGYHLPFLPSPEQHDFHHLKFTQCYGVLGVLDWLHGTNSLFMSSKQSERDYILTKFVPVREIHPDSDQVSVKKRE, translated from the exons TCATTTAATCATATCCCATTTTCAGGCGATGAACCGTTCCGTCTATGGGTCTTCGGCACCCTTGTCTACACCATGATCCTCTATTGGACCATCGGCTCCGTGTACACCCTATTCGACATAACCAACCAGCCGGCCTTCCTACGTCGTTACAAAGTTCAACCGGGTACCAACGAACCCGTGGACAGCGACAGGCTCAAAAAGGTCATCCGACAGGTTCTGTTCAATCAAGTTTGCACCGGAATACCCATGCTGATTGGCCTGTTCTACCTGATTGGTCCACAAACCCAGGAAACAATTCGCCAACTACCAACCTTCCCGACGGTCGTCTGGCAACTGGCGGTCTGTATCGTAATCGAAGAATTCGGTTTCTACTACAGCCACAGGTTACTGCATGACGGCCGTATTTACAAGTACATCCACAAGCAGCATCACGAGTGGACAGCTCCGATTGCTATTACCGCCATGTACTCGCACCCGATCGAGAACCTGGTGAGCAATTTGCTTCCGATCGGGGTCGGAGTTTGGGCTACTGGATGCCACATTGCCGTCGCCTGGCTGTGGTTTACGTTGGCTATTTCGAACACGCTTCACGTGCACTCCGGCTATCATTTACCGTTTCTGCCGAGTCCAGAGCAGCATGATTTTCATCATTTGAA GTTTACCCAATGCTACGGAGTACTCGGGGTACTGGACTGGCTTCACGGAACCAACAGTTTGTTCATGAGCTCGAAGCAATCCGAACGGGACTATATTTTAACCAAGTTCGTTCCGGTGCGGGAGATTCATCCCGATTCGGATCAAGTTTCTGTTAAGAAGCGTGAATGA